From the genome of Agromyces badenianii:
GGTGTCGGCCCGGCGCGGGAGGGGATCGCGCAGCACCCCGTCGCGGCGCGCGATGAAGAAGACCGCGGCCTGGGCGAACACGGCCGCGCTGATGTTCACGGCGTACACCGAGACGGCGAGCGGCTGGTCGGCCGTCTCGGCGTCGCTGATGCCCTGCGTCGAGAAGGGGATGAGCACGACGAAGGCGATCGCCACGAGGTTCGCGGTGATCACCGCGGGCGTGATCGCGCTGAAGCCCGCGACGATGCGGTGGTTGGCCCGCCAGAACACCGCGATCACGGCGAAGCTGATGCCGAAGCCGAGCAGCTGCCAACCGAGCCCGCTGTCGAAGAGGGTCGCGACGTTCGCCCAATCGGACGCCGGCGGGGGATCGATGTTCACGACGAGCAAGGTAAGTGCGATCGCGTAGACGGCGTCGAGGAAGGCGAACGTTCGTGCGAACTCGATGCTCTCGCGCTCGTACCGCCGCGCGTCGACGGTTGCCCTCGACATACCGCGATTCTGCGCCACGGCCGACTGCGACGGCGTCCGACCCGCCGCAGGTCGCCGCCGCCGCGGAATCGCGTCAGTGCCAGTCGACCGAGTGCATCCAGCCGGCGATGTACGCGCGCTCGTTCTCACCGAGCCGCACACCGAGGCGCGGGCCGTGACCCGGGTCGAGTTCGCAGAGTTCGAAGATGCGGCGCACGACGACGGCGCGAAGGGGCGCGTCGACGTTCTCCATCACTTCCATCTGCAGGGGACGTTCCAGCATCGGCCACCAGAGGCCGATCGGGGGGAGACCATGCATGCGCTGCGCGCTCGCGTCGTGTGCAGGGTCGTCGAGGACCGAGCTCATTGCGCATCCTCCTCGAACGTGCGCCCCGTCTCGGGATCGCGCACGACCGACCGTTCGTCGGCGTCGGCGTCTTCCTCGGCGCGTTGGTGCTGTTCGGCCGCGTCGACGGCCTGATCGAGTTCGTCTCCCGGGCTCGAGACCGACGGGTCGTTGTCGCTCATGGGTGTGCTCCTCGTTCGAATCGGCCGCAGCATCGGGGCCGGCATTATCGAACATACGCGCGACCTCATCGCGCTGGAAGGGATTGACTTTCGCGTCGCGCATGCTAGCGAACGGCGGTGCGAAGGACTCAGCCGAGCACGTCATCGAGGTCGTAGGCGATCGGGCGTTCGATCTGCTCGAAGGTGCACGAGCGCGGCTCTCGGTCGGGCCGCCAACGCTCGAATTGGGCCGTGTGCCGGAAGCGATCACCCTCCAACTGGTCGTAGCGAACCTCCGCGACGAGCTCGGGGCGCAACTGCACGAACGAGACGTCGCGGCCGGAGGAGAAGCGGCTGCGCTCGGTGTCGCCGGTGACCGCTCCGCCGTCGTCGTCGCGAACGATGTACGGCTCGAGTTCGTCGATGAGCTCGAGTCGCCGGGCATTGCTGAACGCCGACATGCCGCCGACATTGCGGAGCCGGCCCTCGTCGTCGTAGAGGCCGAGCAGGATCGAGCCGACGCCCGTTCCCGACGCGTGGATGCGATAGCCGATCGCCACCACATCGGCGGTGCGGTGGTGCTTGGCCTTCAGCATCACGCGCTTGCCCGGCGAGTACGGCGCAGCGAGCGGCTTCGCGACGAC
Proteins encoded in this window:
- a CDS encoding TMEM175 family protein, yielding MSRATVDARRYERESIEFARTFAFLDAVYAIALTLLVVNIDPPPASDWANVATLFDSGLGWQLLGFGISFAVIAVFWRANHRIVAGFSAITPAVITANLVAIAFVVLIPFSTQGISDAETADQPLAVSVYAVNISAAVFAQAAVFFIARRDGVLRDPLPRRADTVKFVDTLTTPAIFLASIPIAYVFGADWARYSWLLLIVIGPLSGRWAERRIARIRASAESHPAGSASD